The Rhododendron vialii isolate Sample 1 chromosome 1a, ASM3025357v1 region GCAATCTGAAATGTGTTTTCAAAAACACTTTTACGCTCGCGTTTGCGCTTCCGCTCTCTCTGCCGTACCTATACACGAATTCTTTCCGAGCTTTGCCACTAAAAATCCTCCACGTCCCACGTCCCAGCTGTCCACCAACACTCTCCACTCCCATTCGTCCACGTACACCCCCCCCCTTTCACCAAATCCTTAAACCCCCTCACATTGGGCCTTTTCTCAACTCTCAAGGGCCAACCGGCACCGCACTACTACTTTAGTACCAAATTCCGGAAAAGCCCTCCCATATCTTCCCGTCTCGCTCGACCATTTTCGTAATTTCACTCCAAAAGGGCGAGATATTTACAGAGGATCTAAAATATCTAGCTAAGGCCTCCACGTTGGCACCCGTAAAGTACCGATCTGGATTCGGATTCTGCACTTTTTCCACACCCTTTCACTTTATTAATTCAGAAAAAGCACAAATAACAATAGCGACCCCCGCATTTAATTACCCCTTCCCCTTTCCTCCCAAAaccccacatctctctctctctctctctctctctcctctttctctctctaacttcgtCTTCTCACACCCCGCACAATTTTCTCTCACTTCTGATCCGAAACCGCAGCTGTTGTGGTGAATCATCGGAGAATAAAGGCCGTAGATGTTGTTGTAATCTGGTGTTTGTAATTGAGTTGAATCTCTGAAGATGGACGAAGAAGAGAGTATGGCTGATTGCGATGAGAGAGTTATGGAGTGGGAGGTGGGGCTGCCGAGCGCCGAGGACCTGACGCCGTTGTCTCAGCCGTTGATCCCGCGGGAACTGGCGACGGCGTTCAGCATCTCGCCGGAGCCTCGCCGGAGCGCGATCGACGTCCACCGCGCGTCGCAGGACACGCTCTCGAGTATCCGGGGGCAGCTGCACGCGCTGTCCTCGTCGGGCAATGTTAACTTCAAGTCGTTCAACGACGAGGAGGCGGATCCGACGATGGACGGGTCGGATCCGAGGAAGTTGAGGAGGATTGAAGGTGCTGGATGTTTTGTATACTTtaataggaaaatgattttgaattccacttttttataaatgcattGTTGCTTGCACTATGCATTTtttactacctccgtcccattttgagTTTTTGACGGTAACCTGGGAAAAGACGTTCAATTTTAGactaaaaagaaagaactttCGTTcataattttatgattttttcgcaccaaattaaagatatCAATTTTcggaccaaaaaggaaagcacttacgttcataattttttgaattttttgcaccaaattaaagtaaatttctgaacaaaaaattatgaacggaagtgctttcttttttaaaaaaaagtgccCTTCTTTTCATAGGATACTATCATTTTGGGGGACTGATGGAGTATTAATTTTGGGGTGAATCTATAAAAAATGGTGTGCAAGAATAATAATTCATGTtaatataataatattaaaTTATTAACAACTTTGACCAGCAGGAGGTGGTGCTACAGAGGATGACGCGGCGGAAAACGGAAACGACGATGCGGCGGCACGGGCGGCAGCGGCGATGAAGCGGCCGCGGCTCGTGTGGACGCCGCAGCTGCACAAGAGGTTCGTGGAGGTGGTGGCGCATTTAGGGATAAAGAACGCGGTGCCGAAGACGATTATGCAGCTGATGAACGTGGAGGGATTGACGAGAGAAAACGTGGCGAGTCACTTGCAGAAGTATAGGCTGTATCTGAAGAGGATGCAGGGGTTATCGAGTGAGGGTCCGTCAGCATCGGACCCTCTGTTTGCGTCAACCCCTGTGCCTCAGAGCTTACATGAGTCCGGAGCTATGGTACCGGAAACGAGAAGAAGGGATGCGGGGACGTGGTAAGTAAGAGTGTTAGAGTATTTTGTTTCTAATTAAATACATATGTTTacacaaatttttatttttgtcaccTTTATACATCAGCAGAGGGTTAGTTAGTTAGTatgttactccctctgtccggatttaattgtccctagttctattctaaccggttAAAATATAGGTTATATttttgaatccgtaatgaatttcatatcgaatatggattttgtttgatagatctcgatagaagatataatcgattgaaaaatgacacgaactccaaaaaaagactattaaatccggacggaaggagtagttcACAAGGGGTTCAGAGGCTATCAATAGCCCTGGACACCAGTCGCGCCCcccgtggggctcgaactcatGCCTCCACTAGGAGGCAGATGAGAAAACCAACTTGACAAGCTTAGCTTCTCATATGTTTACACACTTTAAAGGCCTTTTTATTTGACAAAGTCTAAAAGCACAAAAATATGCCCAACATTGTGTTTAACATGTCAATGTGGCACTGATTCATTGGTAGTAATTGTGAGATTGGTAATTTTCAATTCCCCGATGAATCAACATTGTTCACAATGTTGTTGGAATTCTTGTGTTTGTGGCATTGCTCTTGTTATTTTGTATCTTCCTTCTAAAACTTCTCTCTGTTCAGATTTTTAAAATGTTTGAGGAAATAAAGAGGGTAACTATGGTAAACGGGGACGTGGTAATGTGTTTATGCCACAATATGAACATTGGAGAGTATTATTTCGTTAACTAAGATGTAAAAAGTACTTATAAAATTTGTAACAATATCATGGCTGTCCCATAGGCAAGGTGAGCAAGGTGGTTGCTTGGGGCCCCAAAAATATTACCGGAAACTAGGCCCCCAATTAGTAAAAGTTATAAACGTATTATGTATTGTTGGTTTACTGTCGAAAGCTGACCTTTTAGAAGGATTTGAAGAAGAAGCAGGGGGATGGTTTGAATCTTGACAGATTTTATATGTCAAAATTATTGAGGATGAATCTGCGTTACCATTGTATCAATAGAAATATAACACATATATattccaattaataaaataatatcatgTTGCGGTTATACATAGGGCCCCAAACTCTCTTTGGGCCCCAAAAAACTTGGGGACGGCTTGAACaaaattgttttggttttcttttagttttcttCCATTTCCGCTTGTTAAAGCTCTCCACAGATTTATGTGGAGTATGTCTTTCTTCTCGTACACAAAAGGTTAAGGAAATCAATTGGGAAAAACTTTAGTATTGCTTTCGCTCTATATGTGTCTCTTTTTCTTCGGAGAGTAATTTGCAAGAGTATTAACGACTTCTTATATCTCAGGTCCGGAGGAAGTGTACAGGGGCATGGGAATGGGCAAGTCCAGGTTCCGATTCCAATGCCTTACCCACCGCAGATGATGCATATGCCAGTGTTTGGCATGGCCCACGGTAATGGCCATCTGGGGATGCCTATGGGTAATCTGGCCACACCTGGTTCTTATCACGGGTTTGAGTCACATCCATATAGTATGGTGCCGCAGAGGGACTGGTCTGGAAATAAGTTTGGCTCATTTGCATCCTATCAACATGTTACTCCTAATGATAAGTAACAATAACTTTGAAGGAGAGGTGAGTTTCTTGGTCAATTGGATACTTTATTTGTCTATTATTTGGTCGTGTTATCAATCTTGCTTTAATTGTTGTTTCTTGCTGCCTTAGTTTACTGATGGAAATTCATTATGCAGAATTGATACTTGACCCAAATGTGGTTGCATTGTGATTTGTGAATCACAACTGAGATTTATTTAGATCTTTTACTTGAGCTAGATTGCTTAGAGCCGGGTTCCTGTTGATTTTCCATTGAACTTGATATTTGCGCTGCTCAATTGTATATAATCTTTGCTAATTAATTATGAAAAATCTGTATTTTGTTAGTTGGAGTGACTTGTAGAAAGAAATGCTGGTTCCCCCCTCAAGTTCTGTTGATCATTGAATCGTTTCCTGAATTGGTCCTCTAGCTTAAAGTATGACGCTATGCAGTACTTGGAAATGTGTTGCTTATGTAATTCTTAGCTAATTGGATTAGACATACAGGtcctttttgggatttttgtcAGCTTTAATGATGCTTCTTTCCTAATGTTCGAAATTTTGATTATTCGTATGTATTCATTGGCATCATTGTTTTATGTGTTAATCTTTTAGGTTAAGTAAGATTACTTCTATAATCTTATGTTATATCCACTTGCTCTCCAAGATTAGGGGATCTTTTTTCACATTTCCAATTTTGTGGTCAAGATCCATGAGACGGATTTGAGAGATGGTACTTGTGGTTTGTGCACGCTTTCGGTAATAAATTCATTTACGTTTATGCATATGCATACTGTTTAATCTCGAGTAAAGCTTggtttcatctaaataaactgCAAACGAGTGAGCTATACCCAATCGTGGGTGGAACAGCTTGGAAGTGGCAAGATGACCACCGCTTGAGCTAGGCTATGTCAAGCTCTAGCTAGGCTATGCAGCCCTTTGCTTAATAAACTGATCCACTTATGCTAGGTGCATGCAGTATGTAAGTACACCGTTGTTCTTTCGTAGAAGTTTCTGTTTTATTCTCTTCCTCATATGCGGTAGGATGATTGGTGCATGTTTTGGATGGATATTATGCAGTGAGTAGACACATTAGGTTTAATAGCTGTAAAATTGGgaatggagtttttttttttatggaagaTGAAGTCTGACAAGTACCATGAGTTGTTTCATCCTCGGTAAAGTGATAACCTTTGTGGCCGAGACTTGTCCACTAGATGTTTAGACTTTTCAAGGGAAATAATGGGGGCGACATGGGCTTCATTGCGAGGATTTTAAGCAAGGCATTCCCATGTGCTTCTGATACCATATGGAGCCCTAAGATATCTGAGCTATCATCTTATTGTGTTGTTCAACCACACTAAATCACTATTCTTGACGATCCTCTTGAGTTCCTTAATTTCTTCATTTGTCTCCCTTTGCTTAGGTTCACTATCTCTCATTTTATCGtttcctttcttccttcttAGTTTCAAGCCTTTTGGGGTATAACATCTTCCGGGCCATTTCATTCCGTCAATTTCTGGTAATACCTGAAGGTTCTCAATTGTTGTACACTAGAAAGTGGTTCTTATTTCCAAGAGTGACGTGAAAGGCGATAAATACAGCAAATTTACTATCCATACTACCTCTACCGATGGACACTGAGGACAACAAAGTTCGTACAGCGTGGGATTTATATGAATGAAAACCAGATCATTGTTTCATTATCAGTCTTGTCATTGCTGAAATGATATTGTAGGGGATTGAGTGCAACTGGTGCTGTTAGTTACATTTAAAAATGACATTTCTCCTATTTAATAgccttttttgttatttatctACACTGTGTTTGCATAGGAATTTGAGATTacatttttaatcatttttctgTAGATTCGAAGGTTTGATAAACTTGGTACAAGCTTACCTCGCTGAACTCAACCTCATCCTGAAAATGCTAGACACGGGTGGACTTCCAAAATTCTAGGAAGCCTTTTGAGTTGTATCAAAAGGGGTTACTATGGAATAAGGAAAAGACACAAGGTGTCACTGCGACACAGCGCATACTTCCGTGTTATGCTGAAGTGGAACGAGGCTACTGCTGTGTTGTTTCTGGTCTTTGCAAATAGCAGCAAGTCAGAAAATATATTCTTGACCCATGTTTTGATTTACAAATGATGATGTTACATGGTGAAGTGATAACTCTATTAAACctagtttttcatcaataagCTGGAAGTTAATCAACAGACGGCAGTTGTTGAATACTGAGCATTACATGTTCTTGTTCCTCGGCTTTCTTTCTAGTTCGTGTTTCTTTTCCGGGTTTGATTTGTTTCCTTTACAACTACTTGCATTACGTCTTCAAAGTTTTGTTGTACAGAGAAGTACTTCGTTTACGTTTTGATTCCGGCAGTGTTTCAGCAGGGGAATGTGGTTCCTGACATTATTTCTGGTCTATTAGATCTCAACTAATGCGAGCTAGTAATTTGAGACTTACTGTTAATACAAGTACAGAACTCTTTCTGTTTCGATATGAAATCTGAGCAAAAGTTGCAGCGTGTATTTTTTGATGCAGTGATTCCCCATCGGGCCTTATGTCGCACAGAGATTCTAGGAGTCAGAGACCTTGTAATGTCTTGGTGCATTGTAGAGGTATGGTACACGATCCGAGCCATCTTAAAGTGTTTTTAATGGATTAGTCAGATACTTTTTAATGGTGTGTAATAGTATCCTGtaagataatttttgaaatgtgaaccattaaaaatacaTTTGAATGCAGAGGTTCTATTCTTCGTATCGATAAGCTTGAAGTCTAAGTCATGGTGTAATCATTCTTGTGTTTAGGACAGTATTAGTGCTACTATCAATCCCACACATTCCTAATCCGCCTCGGCCGCtaatattctctctccctctatcggtttcctttgaagtttgaacaacTTGAAAAAAATCTTTCAAACTTCCTCTCTCACGTTCAACTCTCTTTTAATACAATTTTCAACTTAAAGCTTAAATAGTGCATCGATGAGGGTTAAGTAGTATTAaacgtaataaatttttttgtactaCCATTTAGTATGGGTactgcataatttttttttggtactacCATATACGGAGTAGTATAGGTACTGCGATTCTTGTTAAATAATGTTATGGTGAAAGAGACAAACAGTCGATCCCAATGGACTAGATGAGAGGATTGTTCGTAGGTATGATGGGGATGAATGCAGATAGGGGTGATACGAAAAACCGAAAAAAGCGACCGAAGTAATCGGTTCGGTTTGGGGGAGaaattcggttcggttcggtttttgtttatagaaatttatttttttggttcagttttcGATTTTACTGAGGTTTCAACCGaaaaaaccgaaccgaaccgaattaTACATACCCTACCacagtttggatcataatttttttttgtttgtaatttACTGGCCCAAATGAAGCTTTAAAAGTATGAAATTTGTTTATGTATTTTGGCCCAAATGATTTTGTAGTGTGTTAAGATATATAAATCTTGCATTTTTAGCCCAAATGGGCCCAATATATGTGTGaatcattattttattctattttttgagGCCCAAAAGAGGCCCATAACTTAAAACCGAAAACCGAATGAAGCGAAACTGAAAAAATCGATATCCCTTTCGGTCGGTTTCGGTAGGTGAATATGGAAAACCGAACTGATATTTCGGTTgctaaaattccaaaaaaccGACCGAACTGATATCACTCCTAGATGCAGATGCCGTCTTAGCTTGACAATTCATCTAAGTGGAGAACCTGTATATCTAAACTATATGCTAAACACGTGTAAGATATACGTTAAATTCTCatgaaataaatagaaaaatctcACGAAAATCCATCTCGGCCCCGAATATTCTCTCCTCGATCTATTTGTTTTCCACttaataacccaaaaaaatctttCGAACTTCACCATACATTCAAACTTTCTCTTTAATACAATTTCCACGCAAAAAGGTTGAATAGTACATCAATGAGggcaaaaaaaatactccatctgTTCTCTTTTAAAAGTCCCCTAAACAAAGAGGTCAAGTTTTCtgatcataaaataaaatacttgcgtgcatattttttcaatttctctgcaccaaatcaaagaagataTTTCATTTGgtcaaaatattttactttccTGGTTTATTCCAAAAATAAGCCGAATTTGATGGGcgaaatttattaaattttttgtgcGTGACCTTTCTATTGGAGAAGTCTTCAAGACCTGATAAGCTATTTCAACATTTTCAGTACCATGACAATTTGTCGTGGAATTGGAAACATCTTCATGTCTTATTATTGTTTTGGGATAAGTTAaaatcactatttttttttttgtctttattcaaaaaaattagcatttgttaattttgcgtcaaacttttatgactCATTGATTCATCTTGttgagaagaatcgaaaaagtaaaaaattatgatcaaaactcacaattttttgaataaagacaacaaaaaaataaaaaaatccagtctttttggcttattttagtttttattcaaaaaatatgagttgcgataataattttttacttttccgattcctctcgtttgacacgaatcaataagtcacaaaagtttgacgtaaaataaatgcaaaaaaaattaaataaaaacaaaaacaaaaatataaaccaCTTAATTTAATGAGCCAAAACAAGCATTTGGTCTATTCACTCCTGAGTAGTTGTACTGCCTTTCTCAAGTAGTCATCGAAAAGTCTTGAATAGCTATTTTAAAATATCTTACTAATTGTCATATTCAAATCATTAATACGTGGACAGTGGACACCTAGCTCTTTTTTTCCTCGGTCGGCGGGTCATCCAGAAGGGTCTGTTCTGTGTTTAAATTTGGCCTCTTATCTTCGACCTCTCTAACCCCTCTTTATGAGTGTGTTCGACGGGTCCGGCTCCAGCGTCGTGTTTCTAGgcggcttttctttttttattttattgtgttTATTTGTTGTTTATATATTTCAGACTGGTAGTGTCCGTTTTTAATGTACtgttttcttatatataatatatgtattTTCTCGCTGGTCAAAAAGTAAagtgaaacctttttttttcgaACAAGATAATCCCATTTTTATAGAATAATTCTATGTAAAGTGAAACCTTTAAGCACACTGAAATGGTAGAAATGATCTAGTTAGCC contains the following coding sequences:
- the LOC131316627 gene encoding transcription factor PCL1-like isoform X1 codes for the protein MDEEESMADCDERVMEWEVGLPSAEDLTPLSQPLIPRELATAFSISPEPRRSAIDVHRASQDTLSSIRGQLHALSSSGNVNFKSFNDEEADPTMDGSDPRKLRRIEAGGGATEDDAAENGNDDAAARAAAAMKRPRLVWTPQLHKRFVEVVAHLGIKNAVPKTIMQLMNVEGLTRENVASHLQKYRLYLKRMQGLSSEGPSASDPLFASTPVPQSLHESGAMVPETRRRDAGTWSGGSVQGHGNGQVQVPIPMPYPPQMMHMPVFGMAHGNGHLGMPMGNLATPGSYHGFESHPYSMVPQRDWSGNKFGSFASYQHVTPNDK
- the LOC131316627 gene encoding transcription factor PCL1-like isoform X2, giving the protein MDEEESMADCDERVMEWEVGLPSAEDLTPLSQPLIPRELATAFSISPEPRRSAIDVHRASQDTLSSIRGQLHALSSSGNVNFKSFNDEEADPTMDGSDPRKLRRIEGGGATEDDAAENGNDDAAARAAAAMKRPRLVWTPQLHKRFVEVVAHLGIKNAVPKTIMQLMNVEGLTRENVASHLQKYRLYLKRMQGLSSEGPSASDPLFASTPVPQSLHESGAMVPETRRRDAGTWSGGSVQGHGNGQVQVPIPMPYPPQMMHMPVFGMAHGNGHLGMPMGNLATPGSYHGFESHPYSMVPQRDWSGNKFGSFASYQHVTPNDK